Genomic DNA from Desulfonema ishimotonii:
TCGGGCTGTTCGGCGGGATTCAGGCGGAATACTTCGACCGTTCGGCAGCGGATGCGGCGTGGAAATGGCTCAGTTCGGGCTGAGACCTTTATTTCAAAGCCCCGGCCCTGAACCGCCATTCAGACTTTAGGTCCGAACTCCGGAAAGCACAGAGTACTATTCGCCGGCAACTTCTTTTCCGCAGTGTTTGCAGATCTTTGCCTGCTTTTTGATGATCTCGGCGCAGAAGGGGCATTCCCGTGTGAAGTGGCGTTCGTGGATTTTTTTGATGCTCTTGTTCACCTGATCCTGAATCGGCTCACTTCCGAATTTGGCATTCCGGATCGGGTCGATGGCTTCCAGGCTTCCGATATCGCCGATCATTTCAGCCGCCTTCAGCCGGACCCGTGCCGGTTCCGCCGAGTCGAGAAGCAGCCGGAGAATCGTCACGCCGTCCCGGTTCACATAGCAGTCCGCCAGAATCGAAAACCCTTTTTTGATGTTTTCCTTAAGCATTTCCTGCTGAAGCACAGCCTGGTCGTCTATGACCTGCCCTGTGGCCCCCTGCGGGCTGAAGACCGGCATACACTCGAACTTTTCTTCCGTACCCAGGTAGCACATGCAGCGATAGGATGCCCTGTGTCCGAAATTCGCCTCAACTTCCGCCCATCCCTCTTTATACAGCGAGCAGTCATCATTGAAGCAGACGAACAAGTAGGGCGCGCCCCAGCCCAGCCCGTCACTGAACGAGACCGGCGGCACCTCCCAGATGCTCATCTCTTCTCCGCAATGGGGGCATTTGGGCTTTTCCTGCTCCATCATTCTTTCAAAATATTGTTCTTTTGTCTCAATCGCCATGTGTCAGACCTCCGTTTATATATAACTTTCATTCCATATTGCCGGTTTCCCGATAGAACAATCTGGGACCGGGAACAGGCCGAAACAGCGACTCTACTAAAACATTTTCCCCACCGCAAGGAATATATGAGTTGTAAACCGGACTTGCGGACGACACAGCAGGTGGCAGATTGTCACAGGAGGTGTTTTTGTAAAAATTATTTGATATTTATAGGCGGGTTATCCGAGGTCGGTTTTCGTCCCGGACGGACAGATTAAGGATGAATGTCTGAATCAGGGCGGTCAGGATAATGAAAGATAGCACAGCATTCATCTTGGCCATACGGCGTTCCAACGCTCTGCGTTGGAATGATGTGAGTTGTAGGGTGGGCACGTCTTTTTGTGCCCACCGGTTCACGGCAAATCCAATCACAATACACTTCCGCGCTCGCCGCATTCCCACGCCGGAGTGCAAAAATTGAGCGAAGCGATTTTTTGCACCGCGCTCCCCTCCGACATGCAAAAAATAATTTTTGCACTCCTTCCGCATCGTTCCGACGCCCCCGCGTCGGAACGATGTGTTGCGGGATCAGGTTTCCGTTGTGCGCTGCTGGGAGACGACCTGAAGGATGTAGATCACTTCGGGGATGCCGATCTGTCCGTCGCCGTTCACGTCTGCGTCCGGGTTAATTTCCGTGCCGCCCGTATCGACGCCGGAGAGGAGTTTCAGCACGATTATGGCGTCATCCAGATCCACCTCCTCGTCACCGTTCACATCTCCCGGAAGGGCTTCTTCTTCCGGCGGGGTGGTGAAGGATTCGGTTTTTCCGTAAAATGTGTACGTGGCGCTCCCGGAGCGGTACTGCGCGTAGGCCCGGACATAATAGGTCGTGTCCGGTTGCAGGCCGGTGACGGCGCTGACAAAATCACCCAGTTCGTCGCCCTGTTCTGTGTGCGGGGAGAGCGATACATGCGCGGGGGATGAGGTGTTCCAGCAGATACCTTTGCACTCGATGCCGTATCCCTCCCGGATGGTCACGCTGCCGCAGCCTGTGGCCGATGTGATCGTGACATCGCTGATCGCGCCGGTGACGACGGTCGGCATCACTGTTTTGCTTTTGAGAGTGACGTTATCCCCGTAGGCCGTTCCCGCGCTGTTGGTCGCGTAGGCCCGGACATAGTAGGAGGTGTTCGGTTTCAGGCCGGTGATGGTATCGGAGAAAGTGCCGATTCCGCTGCCCATGGCTTTTTTGCTGTTCGCAATGGTGGGATCGGACGATGTGCCCCAGCACACGCCGCGTTCCGTGACTGCCGAGCCGCCCTGGTCGGTCACGTTGCCGCCCAGGACTGCGGAGCCGGAGGTGACGGATTTGGCTGCGGAAGTTTTCACGGTAGCCTCACCGTCATTGTCCGTGATATTCACGGTCACGCTGCCGATGGTGATACCGTTGTAGTCGCTGTCGCCGCTCGTGGCCGCATGGGTGATCGCGACGGTGTGCGCGCCTTCGATAGCGCTGTCGTCTATGGCAGTGACGGTCACGGTCTGTGCTTTGTCCCAGTCGGCAGTCGGGAAACTCAGGGTGGCCGGGGGGCCGCTGATCTGGGTGTTGTCAAAAGACAGCGTAATGGTCACAGGATTCGTCGGCTTGCTGGTCAGCACAACGGTGTAGGTGTCGCCTGTGGCACCCTCCTCATTCACAGCCGTACTGCCGCCGGACTGCACAATGCTCACAGCGGCGGTGTCGTCGTCGGTGTTGGACACGCTCACATCCGTGGGATTCATCCCGCCGTAGTCGGTATCTGTGCTTGTGGCGGCTCCCGTCACGATGCTGTAAGTCTGATCTCCGTCATCCGTGTCATCATTCACGCCGGTGACGGTGGCGATCTGCGGGGTACTCCAGTTGGCCGTTGTGAAGTCGAGGGACGCCGGGGAAACGGTGCCTTCGGTGGTGTCGCTGCTGGAGATCGGCAGGGTGACAGTGGCTGTGGGTTCGCTGTTGAGGCAGACGGTGAAAGTAGCGTTTCCGCCCGCTTCGGTGGTGGTGAGGGTCAGAGGCGTGATCGTGAAGCCGGGCAGATCGTCGTCGT
This window encodes:
- a CDS encoding zinc ribbon domain-containing protein — its product is MAIETKEQYFERMMEQEKPKCPHCGEEMSIWEVPPVSFSDGLGWGAPYLFVCFNDDCSLYKEGWAEVEANFGHRASYRCMCYLGTEEKFECMPVFSPQGATGQVIDDQAVLQQEMLKENIKKGFSILADCYVNRDGVTILRLLLDSAEPARVRLKAAEMIGDIGSLEAIDPIRNAKFGSEPIQDQVNKSIKKIHERHFTRECPFCAEIIKKQAKICKHCGKEVAGE